The following are encoded together in the Synchiropus splendidus isolate RoL2022-P1 chromosome 7, RoL_Sspl_1.0, whole genome shotgun sequence genome:
- the LOC128762132 gene encoding ankyrin-1-like isoform X13, whose product MAQAAKHLRKNKDLEALAEQERKEKEEEKFKKRSRSRDKKRKADAGNSFLRAARSGNLDKALEHIKNGIDINTANQNGLNGLHLASKEGHVKMVLELLHNGIVLETTTKKGNTALHIAALAGQEQVVTELVNYGANVNAQLQKGFTPLYMAAQENHLEVVKFLLENGANQSIPTEDGFTPLAVALQQGHENVVALLINYGTKGKVRLPALHIAARNDDTRTAAVLLQNDPNPDVLSKTGFTPLHIAAHYENLNVAQLLLNRGANVNFTPKNGITPLHIAARRGNVIMVRLLLDRGAQIDAKTKDELTPLHCAARNGHVRIIEILLDHGAPIQAKTKNGLSPIHMAAQGDHMDCVKQLLQYNAEIDDITLDHLTPLHVAAHCGHHRMAKVLLDKGAKPNSRALNGFTPLHIACKKNHLRVMDLLLKHSASLEAVTESGLTPLHVASFMGHLNIVKILLQKGASPSASNVKVETPLHMASRAGHLEVAEFLLQNAAPVDAKAKDDQTPLHCAARMGHQELVKLLLEHKAKPNSATTAGHTPLHIAAREGHVHTVRILLDMEAQQTKMTKKGFTPLHVASKYGKVDVAELLLERGANPNAAGKNGLTPLHVAVHHNNLDVVNLLVSKGGSPHSAARNGYTALHIASKQNQVEVADSLLQHGASANAESLQGVTPLHLASQEGRPDMVTLLISQQANVNLGNKSGLTPLHLVAQEGHVGIADILVKQGASVYAATRMGYTPLHVACHYGNIKMVKFLLQQQANVNSKTRLGYTPLHQAAQQGHTDIVTLLLKHGAQPNETTTNGTSALAIAKRLGYISVIDVLKLVTEENVAMTTTEKHRMSFPETVDEILDVSEDEGIAQLTLGEELLGTEGARYMKMDDMKDHDDDFLSPKKSLEYERGLGTANYSPAIPRIPRVSPETVLLKDQEMEQQHTPLPLPKEYDEDSLIPSSPATETSDNVSPVASPIHTGSDESCRSGRGPVDGKPTSPCLHRFLVSFMVDARGGSMRGSRHNGLRVIIPPRTCAAPTRITCRLVKPQKLSSPPPLVEGEGLASRIISLGPASMQFLGPVIVEIPHFAALGRGDRELVVLRSENGSVWKEHRNRYGDEVLETILNGMDEDLESQEELGKKRIRRIISTDFPLYFAVVSRVQQESDLIGPEGGALSSKLVPMVQATFPETAVTKRVRLGLQAQPVPDELVAKLLGNQANFSPVVTVEPRRRKFHRPIGLRIPLPPSWRESPRDSGEGDTTSLRLLCSVIGGTASAQWEDITGTTKLIYSNQCASFTTNVSARFWLADCPRTAEAVSFANLLYRELSAVPYMAKFVVFAKMNELREGRLRCYCMTDDKMDKTLEQHENFTEVARSRDIEVMEGMPLHLECSGNLLPVRKATQQPRCFSFQAFRDNRLPVSVKVPSSRSSHLPPHAFTHPALSQVRDSSKESAGFLSFLRKSTKYEDNQHVLCNLNISMPPCIKIIGSEDRRRTLTPLALRERYSALNEPAMASLSAMERTELKMAVIAEQLGLSWAELARELQLSVDDINKIRVENPNSLLEQSSALLNLWATREGKRAKMESLYAALKSIDRMDIVHMLEGQPTRAGSRDLSRRRRDRERLSPGLTNGYGLAQDELLSPASMQYSLPSPLGAEPYWQEVSSLDCAPIATTEEDTLMEMSDVQVWPSGHSPSLVPVEDSSLECSNADDSEGLLGLPYGSLGRPASAGGAVLSGSTELPEDDSEMGVDSLSTATPASLGGTIAGISLNGANNGQGSEASSEASAVANTTGVDGAGGGGWRGTGSEDGLSLVAGQHRVYARLSESPALSCVPDPSADRSSNGGSGTGRESGSFLSYLQEQTGPGWSPVTNAQAWVAHQPTDAVMSSVCNAVDHGQEGLLQPVRDMGHSEILRGHFRGTQPFEKGLGFPHRAPDLNAWDDQGDEAEDLPGEQVSEEQFTDEHGNIVTKKIVRKVVRRGKGSGEEGLQEVSMETSLQDELEGDAEQFMSYAILGRESSKPDCVEVKKGAQIVKCASLRRVKQ is encoded by the exons GCAGATGCTGGCAACAGCTTCCTCCGAGCAGCCCGCTCTGGCAACCTGGACAAGGCTCTGGAGCACATTAAGAACGGCATTGATATCAACACGGCCAATCAG AATGGGCTCAACGGGCTTCACCTGGCCTCCAAAGAAGGCCACGTCAAAATGGTCCTGGAGCTGCTCCACAATGGGATCGTGCTGGAGACCACCACCAAG AAAGGAAACACTGCCCTGCACATCGCAGCCCTGGCAGGTCAGGAGCAGGTGGTCACCGAGCTGGTGAACTACGGGGCCAACGTCAACGCTCAGTTGCAG AAAGGCTTCACTCCGCTCTACATGGCTGCACAAGAAAACCATCTAGAGGTTGTGAAGTTTCTCCTGGAGAACGGAGCCAATCAGAGCATTCCAACTGAG GACGGCTTCACTCCTTTGGCCGTGGCTCTCCAGCAGGGCCATGAAAACGTCGTCGCCCTGCTCATCAACTACGGCACCAAAGGCAAGGTCCGTCTCCCCGCTCTGCACATCGCGGCTCGCAACGACGACACGCGCACGGCTGCCGTGCTCCTGCAGAACGACCCCAACCCGGACGTGCTCAGCAAG ACTGGCTTCACGCCTCTGCACATTGCTGCACATTATGAAAATTTGAACGTGGCTCAGCTGCTCCTCAACCGAGGCGCGAACGTCAACTTCACCCCAAAG AACGGCATCACTCCTCTGCACATTGCAGCCAGGAGAGGGAATGTCATCATGGTGCGGCTGCTTTTGGACAGGGGCGCACAGATAGATGCCAAAACCAAG GACGAACTCACCCCTCTGCATTGTGCGGCAAGAAACGGCCACGTCAGGATCATCGAGATCCTCCTTGATCACGGTGCCCCGATACAGGCGAAGACCAAG AACGGCCTGTCGCCGATCCACATGGCGGCACAAGGCGACCACATGGACTGTGTCAAGCAGCTGTTGCAGTACAACGCGGAGATCGATGACATCACGCTGGACCACCTCACACCTCTGCATGTTGCCGCCCACTGCGGCCACCACCGCATGGCCAAAGTCCTGCTGGATAAAGGAGCGAAGCCCAACTCCCGGGCGCTG AACGGTTTCACCCCCTTACACATCGCTTGCAAAAAGAACCACCTGCGTGTGATGGATCTGCTGCTCAAACATTCCGCCTCGCTGGAGGCCGTGACGGAG TCTGGCCTGACCCCGCTGCATGTGGCCTCCTTCATGGGTCACCTCAACATTGTCAAGATCCTGCTCCAGAAGGGGGCTTCACCCAGTGCGTCTAATGTG AAAGTGGAAACGCCGCTTCACATGGCGTCGAGGGCGGGACACTTGGAGGTGGCCGAGTTTCTGCTGCAGAATGCGGCACCAGTAGACGCCAAGGCCAAG GACGACCAGACTCCCCTGCACTGCGCCGCACGAATGGGTCACCAAGAGCTGGTGAAGCTCCTCCTGGAGCACAAGGCCAAGCCGAACTCCGCCACCACAGCCGGTCACACTCCTCTCCACATCGCAGCCCGCGAAGGCCACGTGCACACAGTGCGGATCCTGCTGGACATGGAGGCCCAGCAAACAAAGATGACCAAG AAGGGCTTCACGCCGCTCCACGTGGCCTCCAAGTATGGAAAGGTGGACGTCGCCGAGCTCTTGCTGGAGCGAGGGGCAAACCCCAACGCTGCTGGGAAG AACGGTCTGACTCCGCTGCACGTGGCTGTGCATCACAACAACCTGGACGTGGTCAACCTGCTGGTCAGCAAGGGCGGCTCGCCGCACAGTGCCGCCAGG AACGGCTACACTGCCCTGCACATCGCGTCAAAGCAGAACCAGGTGGAGGTGGCCGACAGTCTTCTGCAACACGGAGCTTCGGCCAACGCGGAGTCTCTCCAGGGCGTCACACCGCTGCACCTGGCCTCACAGGAGGGCAGGCCTGACATGGTCACCCTGCTCATCTCCCAACAGGCCAACGTCAACCTTGGCAACAAG AGTGGACTGACTCCGCTCCACCTGGTGGCGCAGGAAGGTCACGTTGGGATCGCCGATATACTGGTGAAGCAGGGAGCATCGGTCTACGCAGCCACACGA ATGGGATACACTCCTCTACATGTCGCTTGTCACTACGGAAACATCAAGATGGTGAAAttcctccttcagcagcaaGCCAACGTCAACAGCAAGACACGA ctgggcTACACTCCTCTGCACCAGGCGGCCCAGCAGGGACACACCGACATCGTGACTCTGCTGCTGAAGCATGGCGCCCAGCCCAATGAGACCACCACG AATGGCACCTCAGCACTGGCCATCGCCAAGAGACTGGGCTACATCTCTGTGATCGACGTCCTGAAGCTGGTCACTGAAGAGAACGTCGCCATG ACCACCACAGAGAAGCACCGCATGAGCTTCCCCGAGACAGTGGACGAGATCCTCGATGTGTCGGAGGACGAAG GAATTGCACAGCTCACTTTAG GAGAGGAGCTCCTGGGGACAGAAGGGGCCAGGTACATGAAGATGGATGACATGAAAGACCATGATGACGATTTCCTCTCCCCCAAGAAATCACTGGAGTACGAGAGGGGGCTGGGCACAGC AAATTACTCGCCAGCCATTCCCAGGATTCCTCGTGTCTCCCCGGAGACGGTCCTCCTGAAAGACCAGGAGATGGAGCAG CAGCACACTCCGCTCCCACTGCCCAAAGAGTACGACGAGGACTCGCTGATTCCCAGCAGCCCTGCCACCGAGACCTCAGACAACGTCAGCCCGGTGGCCAGTCCCATTCACACCGGGTCAGATGAAAGCTGCCGCTCCGGCAGGGGCCCCGTTGATGGGAAGCCAACCTCTCCGTGTCTGCACAGGTTCCTGGTCAGCTTCATGGTGGACGCCCGTGGCGGCTCCATGCGAGGGAGCAGGCACAACGGCCTGAGAGTCATCATCCCACCCAGGACCTGCGCGGCCCCCACACGCATCACCTGCCGCCTGGTGAAGCCCCAGAAGCTGAGCAGCCCTCCTCCTCTGGTGGAGGGGGAAGGTCTGGCCAGCAGGATCATCTCTCTGGGCCCAGCCAGCATGCAGTTCCTGGG GCCAGTGATTGTGGAGATCCCTCACTTCGCCGCTCTGGGTCGGGGCGACCGAGAACTGGTGGTGCTGAGAAGTGAGAATGGCTCGGTCTGGAAGGAGCATCGGAACCGCTACGGCGACGAGGTTCTGGAGACCATCCTCAACGGGATGGACGAGG ACTTAGAAAGTCAAGAGGAGCTTGGAAAGAAGAGGATCCGGCGCATCATCTCCACAGACTTCCCTCTTTATTTTGCTGTGGTGTCAAGGGTGCAGCAGGAGAGCGACCTCATCGGCCCTGAGGGGGGCGCACTCAGCAGTAAACTGGTGCCAATGGTCCAGGCCACCTTCCCTGAGACAGCAGTCACCAAACGTGTCCGTCTGGGGCTGCAG GCTCAGCCCGTTCCAGACGAGCTGGTTGCAAAGCTGTTGGGGAACCAGGCCAACTTCAGCCCGGTGGTGACAGTGGAGCCCCGGCGCCGCAAGTTCCACCGTCCCATCGGCCTGCGCATACCTCTGCCCCCGTCCTGGAGGGAGAGTCCCCGCGACTCAGGGGAGGGCGACACCACCAGCCTGCGCCTGCTGTGCTCTGTCATCG GTGGCACAGCTTCGGCCCAGTGGGAAGACATCACTGGCACCACCAAACTCATCTATTCCAACCAGTGCGCCAGCTTCACCACCAACGTGTCGGCCCG CTTCTGGCTGGCCGACTGCCCGCGCACCGCCGAGGCCGTCTCCTTCGCCAACCTGCTCTACAGGGAGCTCTCGGCGGTGCCGTACATGGCCAAGTTCGTGGTGTTCGCCAAGATGAACGAGCTGCGCGAGGGCCGGCTGCGCTGCTACTGCATGACGGACGACAAGATGGACAAGACCCTGGAACAGCACGAGAACTTCACCGAAGTGGCTCGCAGCCGCGATATCGAG GTGATGGAGGGGATGCCGCTCCACCTGGAGTGTTCCGGGAACCTCCTCCCCGTGCGGAAGGCCACGCAGCAGCCACGCTGCTTCAGCTTCCAGGCCTTCAGAGATAACCGACTTCCGGTCTCTGTCAAGGTACCGTCCTCGCGCTCCTCTCATCTCCCACCGCACGCCTTCACCCACCCGGCCCTCTCCCAGGTGAGAGACAGCAGTAAAGAATCGGCCGGGTTCCTGTCCTTCCTGCGCAAATCCACCAAGTATGAAGACAACCAGCATGTTCTGTGTAACCTCAACATCAGCATGCCTCCGTGCATCAAG ATCATCGGAAGTGAAGACAGGCGGCGAACTTTAACCCCTTTGGCACTCAGAGAAAGATACAGTGCACTGAATGAACCTGCAATGG CTTCCTTAAGTGCCATGGAAAGGACCGAGCTCAAGATGGCCGTCATCGCAGAGCAGCTGGGCCTGAGTTGGGCTG AGCTGGCCCGGGAGCTCCAGCTCAGCGTGGACGACATCAACAAGATCCGTGTGGAGAACCCCAACTCGCTGCTGGAACAGAGCTCCGCGCTGCTCAACCTGTGGGCCACACGGGAAGGCAAGAGGGCCAAAA TGGAAAGTTTATACGCGGCTCTGAAGAGCATCGACCGGATGGATATCGTCCACATGCTGGAGGGTCAGCCCACCAGAGCCGGCTCTCGTGACCTGAGCCGACGGCGCCGTGACAGAGAACGCCTCTCTCCAGGTCTCACCAATG GTTATGGGCTCGCCCAGGATGAGCTTCTCTCCCCGGCCTCCATGCAGTATAGCCTGCCCTCCCCCCTGGGCGCTGAGCCCTACTGGCAGGAGGTTTCCAGCCTGGACTGTGCGCCCATTGCCACCACAGAGGAGGACACCCTTATGGAGATGTCTGACGTGCAGGTGTGGCCCTCAGGCCACAGCCCGTCCTTGGTGCCGGTGGAGGACTCCTCGCTGGAGTGCAGCAATGCGGACGATTCAGAGGGTCTGCTGGGGCTGCCTTACGGGAGTCTGGGCCGGCCGGCCAGCGCCGGCGGTGCGGTGCTCAGTGGATCCACTGAGCTGCCCGAGGATGACTCCGAGATGGGGGTGGACTCACTCAGCACAGCCACCCCGGCCTCGCTGGGCGGCACCATTGCTGGGATCAGTCTGAACGGTGCCAACAACGGTCAGGGGTCGGAGGCCAGTTCCGAAGCATCAGCAGTCGCCAACACGACTGGTGTGgacggagctggaggaggaggatggagagggaCGGGCTCAGAGGACGGCCTTTCTCTTGTTGCAGGACAGCACAGGGTGTACGCCCGCTTGAGTGAGTCGCCCGCTCTCAGCTGCGTTCCAGATCCAAGCGCAGACAG GTCGTCCAATGGTGGAAGTGGGACGGGGAGGGAGAGTGGCTCTTTCCTCTCATACCTGCAGGAGCAGAcggggcccgggtggagcccgGTCACCAACGCTCAGGCCTGGGTGGCCCATCAGCCTACGGACGCTGTGATGTCATCCGTGTGCAACGCAGTGGACCACGGCCAGGAGGGCTTGCTTCAGCCGGTGAGGGACATGGGACACTCGGAAATCCTGCGCGGCCACTTCCGTGGGACGCAGCCATTTGAGAAGGGTCTGGGCTTCCCGCACAGAGCGCCGGATCTGAACGCCTGGGATGATCAG GGAGATGAAGCTGAAGACCTTCCAGGAGAACAAGTCAGCGAGGAGCAGTTTACAGACGAACATGGAAACATTGTCACCAAAAAG ATCGTCCGGAAGGTGGTGCGGAGAGGGAAGGGCTCCGGTGAAGAGGGGCTCCAGGAGGTGAGCATGGAGACGTCTCTGCAGGACGAGCTGGAGGGGGACGCCGAGCAGTTCATGAGCTACGCCATCCTGGGCCGGGAGAGCAGCAAG CCCGACtgtgtggaggtgaagaagggtGCTCAGATAGTGAAATGTGCCAGTCTGCGGCGAGTTAAGCAGTGA